A section of the Spirosoma pollinicola genome encodes:
- the proB gene encoding glutamate 5-kinase: MTKPVLVLKFGTASITKPTGEPNEPVMVDIARQVAALHSHYRIVLVSSGAVGAGKSLIHDYRGDITQRKAAAAVGNLLLLNQYSRFFSIYGISIAQSLCERHHFANRDQFLQLKQTYEELWANDLIPIANENDVVSNRELKFSDNDELATLIAVGFGAEALMLCTSVGGLLDANNQIIRQVTDFDERVFGVVRTDKSSLGLGGMASKLTFAKLATRMGIRVVIFGLSEPDSISRALRSEIGTDFTAQTTALSARNRWLGSGSLAVGRIQIDTGAVRALQKRRSLLAVGVRTIVGEFAAGEMIEILDEDQTTVAVARARISSETLSQQLNQQNVEVANANDIVLL; encoded by the coding sequence ATGACAAAGCCCGTACTTGTACTTAAATTCGGCACCGCATCCATCACCAAACCCACTGGCGAGCCTAACGAACCCGTCATGGTGGATATAGCCCGGCAGGTTGCGGCCCTGCATTCACACTATCGCATTGTGCTGGTATCATCCGGGGCAGTGGGTGCCGGAAAATCCCTGATTCATGATTATCGGGGCGATATTACGCAGCGAAAAGCCGCTGCGGCTGTTGGTAATCTGCTGTTACTCAATCAGTATTCCCGTTTTTTCTCTATCTATGGCATTTCCATTGCCCAGAGCCTGTGCGAACGCCACCACTTTGCCAACCGCGATCAGTTTCTGCAACTAAAACAGACCTACGAAGAGTTGTGGGCCAACGACCTGATTCCTATTGCCAATGAAAACGATGTAGTTAGTAACCGCGAACTCAAATTTTCGGACAACGACGAACTGGCTACCCTCATTGCCGTTGGCTTCGGGGCCGAAGCGCTCATGCTTTGCACATCCGTAGGTGGCTTGCTGGATGCAAATAATCAAATCATCAGGCAGGTAACCGATTTTGACGAACGTGTTTTTGGCGTGGTTCGAACCGACAAATCATCGCTGGGGTTAGGTGGTATGGCCTCAAAATTAACCTTTGCCAAGCTGGCCACCCGAATGGGTATTCGGGTCGTCATTTTCGGTCTGAGCGAACCCGACAGCATAAGCCGGGCGTTACGCAGTGAAATTGGCACCGATTTTACAGCACAAACGACCGCCCTCTCCGCCCGAAACAGGTGGCTTGGCAGTGGTAGTCTGGCCGTTGGGCGGATACAGATCGATACCGGAGCTGTTCGAGCCTTGCAGAAACGACGCAGCCTGCTGGCGGTAGGAGTTCGAACTATCGTTGGCGAGTTTGCCGCTGGCGAAATGATCGAAATTCTGGACGAAGATCAGACGACCGTAGCCGTAGCGAGGGCCCGAATTTCGTCTGAAACCCTATCGCAACAGCTTAACCAGCAAAACGTTGAAGTGGCTAATGCCAATGATATTGTCCTTTTATAG
- a CDS encoding sensor histidine kinase — MRQASTPQFLAGDGEMATLIRQKDWSSTPIGPIESWPQSLRTLVSMCLNSRFPMLIWWGKELIMIYNDAYAPLIGAKHPAIFGKRGDKEWSEIWDIIGPMIDGVLTRGEATWSENQLLIINRHGFPEECYFTFSYSPIYVESGGIGGVLAAVTETTEIVLAQRQLVAQRDHIEQINAELEQKVVERTQVLLNTLDQLKQSKDELTRALVAERELGELKSRFVSMASHEFRTPLTTVLSSTTLIEKYTEGDQQDKRLKHIHRIQAAVINLNNILEEFLSVGKLEEGKIKARSSEVDLTQLVNQVVMDMKGALKPQQQIITQVLFTSSLWLDPSLLRKILVNLLSNAVKYSKPESTINVQGAYISGQLILSVEDQGIGIAKEDQMHLFERFFRARNVTNIAGTGLGLHIVGHYVKLMGGEVSLRSELNKGTTVTLRLPC, encoded by the coding sequence ATGCGTCAAGCAAGCACTCCTCAATTTCTGGCTGGCGACGGCGAGATGGCAACCCTTATTCGTCAGAAGGATTGGTCATCTACGCCCATTGGCCCAATCGAAAGCTGGCCTCAGAGCCTTCGAACACTTGTTAGCATGTGTCTAAACTCTCGTTTCCCTATGTTGATCTGGTGGGGGAAGGAGTTGATAATGATTTACAACGATGCTTACGCACCGCTGATTGGCGCCAAACATCCTGCTATCTTTGGAAAGCGGGGTGACAAAGAATGGAGTGAAATTTGGGATATCATCGGACCAATGATCGATGGCGTGTTGACGCGTGGTGAAGCTACCTGGTCAGAAAACCAACTCCTGATTATTAATCGACATGGCTTCCCGGAAGAATGCTATTTTACGTTTTCCTATAGCCCTATCTACGTCGAATCAGGTGGTATTGGGGGCGTTTTGGCCGCTGTCACCGAAACTACAGAGATCGTTCTCGCCCAGCGTCAACTGGTAGCGCAGCGTGATCATATCGAACAAATTAATGCCGAACTGGAGCAGAAAGTAGTGGAGCGGACACAGGTTCTTCTAAATACGCTTGACCAATTGAAGCAGTCCAAAGATGAACTGACGCGTGCATTGGTGGCCGAGCGGGAGTTGGGTGAGTTGAAATCAAGGTTTGTATCGATGGCTTCCCATGAGTTTCGTACTCCATTAACAACGGTATTGTCGTCAACCACGTTAATTGAGAAATATACAGAAGGTGATCAGCAGGATAAACGACTGAAGCATATTCACCGGATTCAGGCAGCCGTTATAAACCTTAACAATATCCTCGAAGAGTTTTTATCGGTAGGAAAACTGGAGGAGGGGAAAATCAAAGCACGTTCCTCTGAGGTAGACCTGACGCAACTGGTTAATCAGGTCGTAATGGATATGAAGGGTGCACTAAAGCCACAGCAGCAGATTATAACGCAAGTGTTGTTTACATCGTCACTGTGGCTTGATCCATCATTGCTGCGTAAAATTCTTGTCAATTTATTATCAAATGCAGTAAAGTATTCCAAACCTGAATCGACTATAAACGTGCAGGGAGCCTATATAAGCGGGCAGCTAATTCTGTCGGTTGAGGATCAGGGCATAGGTATAGCCAAAGAAGATCAGATGCATTTGTTCGAGCGGTTTTTTCGCGCCAGAAATGTAACCAACATAGCGGGCACTGGTTTGGGACTGCACATTGTTGGTCACTATGTCAAACTAATGGGTGGTGAGGTGTCGTTGCGGAGCGAGCTAAATAAAGGAACAACGGTTACCTTACGGCTACCATGTTAA
- a CDS encoding RNA polymerase sigma factor, with protein sequence MARSRSQTGPDDETLWNQFRAGDENAFARLYQNYVQTLYHYCAHFATDRALIKDCIHDLFVELWKHRTTIGPTTSVRFYLMASIKRKLVRHLTAEQKLVSQDDMINGRRVGDTLPGADPSHENLLIAHEEDSYMTDCLHQALDKLPRRQREAVHLRYFQNMSNEEISSLMEINIQSVYNLIFGAMSNLKRYVTLENVSL encoded by the coding sequence ATGGCTCGCTCACGCTCCCAAACCGGCCCCGACGACGAAACACTATGGAATCAGTTTCGCGCTGGCGATGAAAATGCGTTTGCCCGATTGTATCAAAATTATGTTCAAACCCTCTACCATTACTGCGCCCACTTTGCTACAGACCGTGCGTTGATTAAAGACTGCATCCACGATTTGTTTGTCGAATTATGGAAACACCGGACCACCATTGGGCCAACGACATCTGTACGTTTCTACCTGATGGCCTCTATCAAACGCAAGTTAGTGCGCCACTTAACGGCTGAGCAAAAGCTGGTTAGCCAGGACGATATGATCAATGGACGGCGTGTAGGTGATACATTGCCCGGCGCTGATCCATCGCACGAAAATTTGCTGATTGCACACGAAGAAGATTCGTATATGACCGATTGTCTGCATCAGGCACTCGACAAACTTCCCCGCCGTCAGCGCGAAGCGGTTCATCTGCGGTATTTCCAGAACATGAGTAATGAAGAGATTTCGTCGCTTATGGAAATTAACATTCAATCAGTTTACAACTTAATATTTGGGGCTATGAGTAACCTCAAGCGCTACGTAACGCTTGAAAATGTGTCACTCTGA
- the aat gene encoding leucyl/phenylalanyl-tRNA--protein transferase: MEKLTADDLVYGYINGIFPMADADGTLYWYAPDPRAVIPIDTYKPAKSLRPVLNRNQFDIRINTAFNEVMHNCSVPRSEDDSVWISEEIIDAYTELHHMGLAHSVETYMDNRLVGGLYGVALGSAFFGESMFNRVSNASKVAFHHLILILRQQHFTLLDTQFINDNVRRYGAIEIPKADYLKQLKTALRKKARFTDAVTESLLRK; encoded by the coding sequence ATGGAGAAGCTAACCGCCGACGACCTTGTTTACGGCTACATCAACGGTATTTTTCCAATGGCCGACGCAGATGGTACGCTGTACTGGTATGCGCCTGACCCGCGTGCGGTTATCCCGATTGATACCTATAAACCCGCGAAATCACTCCGGCCGGTGCTTAATCGAAATCAGTTTGACATCCGTATCAATACGGCATTCAATGAAGTTATGCACAATTGTTCAGTTCCTCGTTCAGAGGACGATAGTGTGTGGATATCTGAAGAAATCATTGATGCCTACACTGAACTGCACCACATGGGACTGGCCCACAGCGTTGAAACGTATATGGATAACAGGCTGGTTGGAGGATTGTATGGCGTAGCACTCGGGTCAGCTTTTTTTGGTGAGTCGATGTTCAATCGGGTCAGCAATGCCTCGAAAGTAGCCTTTCATCACCTGATTCTTATTCTTCGCCAGCAGCACTTTACCTTGCTCGATACGCAGTTCATTAACGACAATGTTCGGCGGTATGGTGCTATTGAGATTCCTAAAGCCGACTACCTGAAACAGCTCAAAACAGCCTTACGCAAAAAGGCCCGATTCACGGATGCCGTAACGGAATCGTTGCTCAGAAAATAA
- a CDS encoding toxin-antitoxin system TumE family protein: MSSNYAGIQHILDDLDKNSFISQYDVLKYEHTTVKFQLRLQIKFIDQSVLFTNEYIGSTIRKYAFHWQQFDNQSIIRWDNAPHFPKLSSFPHHKHDYRQALEIVTDSVDISLVEVLTYIHNQLTNL; this comes from the coding sequence ATGAGCAGCAATTATGCAGGTATACAGCACATCTTGGATGATTTGGATAAAAATTCGTTCATTAGTCAATATGATGTTCTGAAATACGAACACACTACAGTGAAATTTCAATTAAGGCTCCAGATTAAATTCATCGATCAGTCCGTACTTTTTACAAACGAATATATAGGATCAACTATCAGAAAGTATGCCTTTCACTGGCAACAATTTGATAATCAAAGTATAATTCGTTGGGACAACGCTCCTCACTTTCCCAAATTATCTTCTTTCCCTCACCACAAACACGATTATCGACAAGCCCTTGAAATCGTAACCGATAGTGTTGACATTTCGCTGGTGGAAGTACTAACCTACATCCATAATCAGCTAACGAACTTGTAA
- a CDS encoding transglutaminase domain-containing protein, with protein sequence MFTFLPYQRSLLLTLALVFLGFHAGFAQKAKDPAPIVKFGQITPDQFSNTTSDSTAEAVVLYDYGEVTFENGSSELWLVCNYHVRIQIRKKSAYDRATIQFIARRGKQGQHEIVTNVDGYTYNLTNGSLTFDRLTKTGHFTEKASDQFWIEKYTLPNVREGSIIEYQYTTRTPFSISYNPRTWKFQQEIPVNWSEYRITIPDYFYYKILQSGYLSMTVNKRESTSVDLLSGQGSVTASAYRFAIGNVPAFRDEAYITTEDDYLSKIEFELASYQLPGASGPLNTNISVGWEAMDKTLLNDADFGGQIKRAAFLRETAKTLNSKHTDTLSRVNAAYDFVRQTIKWNEEASIWSGNIKKAFEDKKGDVADINLMLIALLREMDIDANPVILSTRSHGRINETYPLLKKFNYVVAQVSIGGKDQLLDATDPYLVPGMLPVRCLNGTGRLVHPTKARFISLLPAERDIESQIGSFTLSRDGEVAGTLMHSHGGYSAWSSRKQFAMEGKTKYLERVQKKRTAWQIEQADFSGTDITNSSFNEKYSLTIPEACSRAGDRLYFRPMLTEAHGENPFKEAERLYPVDFGTQIEETFTATYTLPEGFQVEEMPKPVSMVLPENGGRFLYQLAVTNGNQLQVVSRIILRKTRYLAGEYGPLRELFSRIAAKHAEQVVLKRGAVAEKK encoded by the coding sequence ATGTTCACTTTCCTACCTTACCAGCGCAGCTTGCTGCTGACGCTTGCCCTTGTTTTTCTGGGGTTCCACGCTGGGTTTGCCCAGAAAGCTAAAGACCCCGCTCCCATTGTTAAATTTGGTCAAATTACCCCTGATCAATTTTCGAATACCACGTCCGATTCTACGGCTGAGGCCGTTGTTCTGTATGATTATGGCGAGGTGACATTTGAAAACGGTAGCAGTGAATTATGGCTGGTGTGTAATTACCATGTCAGGATACAGATTCGTAAGAAATCGGCTTATGACCGGGCTACCATTCAGTTTATTGCACGTCGTGGTAAACAGGGGCAGCATGAAATAGTTACCAACGTCGATGGTTACACCTATAACCTTACGAATGGAAGCCTAACATTTGATCGGCTTACCAAGACGGGTCATTTTACCGAAAAGGCATCCGATCAATTCTGGATTGAAAAATACACGCTGCCCAACGTTCGGGAAGGCTCCATCATTGAGTACCAATACACAACGCGTACACCCTTTAGTATCAGCTATAATCCCAGGACGTGGAAATTCCAGCAGGAAATACCCGTTAACTGGAGTGAATACCGTATTACAATACCTGATTATTTCTATTACAAAATCTTGCAGAGCGGGTATTTGTCCATGACGGTCAATAAGCGCGAATCTACGTCGGTCGATTTATTATCCGGTCAGGGTTCGGTTACGGCATCTGCTTACCGGTTTGCCATAGGAAACGTTCCGGCTTTTCGGGATGAGGCTTACATTACTACAGAGGATGACTACTTATCCAAAATTGAATTTGAACTGGCAAGCTATCAACTACCGGGTGCCAGCGGCCCGCTGAACACGAATATTTCTGTTGGATGGGAAGCTATGGATAAAACTCTGCTCAATGATGCTGACTTCGGCGGGCAGATTAAACGGGCGGCTTTCCTGCGCGAAACGGCAAAAACACTAAACAGCAAGCATACCGATACCCTGAGCCGTGTTAACGCTGCTTACGATTTTGTTCGTCAGACTATAAAATGGAATGAAGAAGCATCGATCTGGTCGGGGAATATCAAGAAAGCATTTGAGGATAAAAAAGGCGACGTGGCCGATATTAACCTGATGTTGATTGCCTTACTGCGGGAGATGGATATTGATGCCAATCCGGTTATTCTGAGCACGCGCTCCCACGGGCGTATCAATGAAACCTATCCCTTATTGAAGAAATTTAATTATGTCGTTGCCCAAGTTTCAATAGGTGGCAAAGACCAGCTTCTGGATGCCACCGACCCGTATTTGGTCCCCGGAATGCTCCCTGTCCGTTGCCTGAATGGAACCGGTCGGCTGGTGCATCCAACAAAGGCCCGCTTCATCTCATTGCTGCCCGCTGAGCGTGATATTGAGTCTCAAATTGGTTCCTTTACCCTCAGCCGCGATGGCGAAGTTGCCGGCACGCTCATGCACTCGCATGGGGGCTATAGTGCCTGGAGTAGCCGGAAGCAATTTGCTATGGAGGGGAAAACGAAATACCTGGAGCGTGTTCAGAAAAAACGCACGGCCTGGCAAATTGAACAGGCCGACTTTTCGGGTACAGATATAACGAATAGCTCATTTAATGAGAAATATAGCCTCACGATTCCAGAAGCCTGTAGTAGGGCAGGAGACCGGCTGTATTTCCGCCCAATGCTGACCGAAGCGCATGGCGAAAATCCATTTAAGGAAGCTGAACGACTCTATCCGGTAGACTTTGGGACACAAATCGAGGAGACTTTTACCGCTACCTACACCCTGCCCGAAGGCTTTCAGGTAGAGGAAATGCCCAAGCCGGTTTCTATGGTTTTACCTGAGAATGGGGGGCGTTTTTTATATCAACTAG
- a CDS encoding transglutaminase-like domain-containing protein — MFTFLPDQRALLLTVVYVLIGLTAGLAQKISEPIPVVEFGKIRPAQFASSSVDSTAEAVVLYESGDVSFEVRGMMWVVFTHHVRLLIRRKSAYRRATVELEMRRDDGTIHEEMSNLEGYTYNLDDSHVDITPLSLKTARFTEKATKEYWIEKFTMPNVREGSVIEYKYTVKTPFSINRHPQAWRFQRDIPVDWSQCHILLPDGYPHQLILGGSLKLTVQDARLTKINLVPGEIRSKAQELFYAIKDVPAFRRENYLANADDYISKIDFEPPNYKDVKAGLEFADYSWEAIDKCLQKNESFGLQIAPTPLMRKQAEGMFSRLGDTLSQVFEVYNFVRRTMSWNGNYSIWANNVNQVLAAKKGDSGDINLLLIALIRSIGFQAYPVILSTRSHGAIAEEFAVLNKFNYVVAQVNVGGQTMFLDATDPFLKPGMLPYHCLNSTGRVIDPPNSRFVSLAPKERLVEVKAARFTLGEMGELKGTMTHSLGGYAAWINHKLFARVGKPVYIDAVHKIHEGWTINEVTFADTNQTTDAFRVDFNLVISDACMQAGDRLYLKPMLAEGRTENPFKESYRQYPIDFAVPVDESFTATYQMPNGFNVEELPKSVSMTLPDNGGRFLYQVSTDGNQIRVNSRFVLRKPVYMPNEYGALRELFVQMVAKHTEQIVLKRAVVSNK, encoded by the coding sequence ATGTTTACTTTCCTGCCGGACCAGCGTGCCCTGTTGCTGACAGTCGTTTATGTTTTAATTGGCTTAACAGCAGGCCTTGCCCAGAAAATATCCGAACCTATTCCTGTCGTTGAGTTTGGGAAAATCAGGCCCGCTCAGTTTGCTTCATCATCAGTAGATTCCACAGCTGAGGCCGTAGTGCTATACGAATCTGGCGATGTTTCGTTTGAAGTGCGTGGAATGATGTGGGTTGTTTTTACGCACCACGTTCGCCTGCTAATTCGTCGTAAATCAGCTTACCGGAGGGCCACTGTGGAACTGGAGATGCGCCGGGACGACGGAACTATTCATGAAGAAATGAGCAATCTGGAAGGGTACACCTATAATCTGGACGATAGCCATGTGGACATTACTCCACTTAGTCTCAAAACTGCCCGCTTCACTGAAAAGGCTACGAAAGAATACTGGATCGAAAAATTCACGATGCCCAATGTTCGCGAGGGTTCAGTAATTGAGTATAAATATACCGTTAAAACTCCGTTCAGTATAAATCGCCACCCTCAAGCATGGCGTTTTCAACGAGATATACCGGTTGACTGGAGTCAGTGCCATATTCTACTGCCGGATGGATATCCGCATCAACTGATTTTGGGCGGTTCGCTTAAACTGACGGTTCAGGATGCCAGGTTGACAAAAATAAATCTGGTTCCCGGCGAGATCCGAAGTAAAGCTCAGGAGCTTTTCTATGCCATAAAAGATGTTCCTGCGTTTAGGCGAGAAAATTACCTGGCAAATGCAGATGATTACATATCGAAGATCGATTTTGAGCCCCCTAATTATAAGGATGTTAAAGCAGGTTTAGAGTTTGCCGATTATAGTTGGGAGGCCATTGACAAATGCCTGCAGAAAAATGAAAGCTTTGGCCTGCAAATAGCGCCAACTCCTCTAATGCGTAAACAGGCCGAGGGAATGTTTAGCAGACTCGGCGATACGCTTAGTCAAGTGTTTGAGGTTTATAATTTCGTGCGTCGCACTATGTCCTGGAATGGAAATTATTCTATTTGGGCAAACAATGTAAATCAGGTACTGGCGGCTAAAAAAGGTGACTCGGGCGATATTAATTTATTGCTTATCGCCCTGATTCGGTCCATTGGTTTTCAGGCATATCCGGTTATTTTAAGTACCCGGTCGCACGGAGCCATAGCCGAAGAATTTGCGGTACTTAATAAATTCAATTATGTTGTTGCACAGGTGAATGTGGGCGGGCAAACAATGTTTCTGGATGCTACAGACCCTTTTCTGAAGCCCGGTATGTTGCCTTATCATTGCCTCAATAGTACTGGCCGGGTTATTGATCCGCCCAACAGCCGGTTTGTTTCATTGGCTCCCAAAGAGCGTTTGGTCGAAGTGAAAGCGGCTCGCTTTACACTTGGTGAGATGGGTGAGTTGAAGGGTACGATGACCCACTCATTGGGTGGGTATGCTGCCTGGATAAATCACAAATTATTTGCCCGCGTGGGAAAGCCTGTTTACATCGATGCCGTTCATAAAATACATGAGGGATGGACAATAAACGAAGTGACATTTGCCGATACAAATCAAACAACAGATGCATTCAGGGTAGATTTTAACCTTGTTATCTCCGATGCGTGTATGCAGGCAGGTGATCGACTGTATCTAAAACCAATGCTAGCCGAAGGTCGTACAGAAAACCCATTCAAAGAAAGCTATCGCCAGTATCCTATAGATTTCGCTGTACCTGTCGACGAGAGCTTTACGGCCACTTATCAGATGCCTAATGGCTTCAACGTAGAAGAACTGCCAAAGTCTGTTTCCATGACCTTGCCTGACAATGGTGGCCGGTTTCTATACCAGGTAAGTACTGATGGAAACCAAATTCGGGTTAACAGCCGCTTTGTTCTGCGTAAGCCAGTATACATGCCAAATGAGTATGGGGCATTGCGGGAATTGTTTGTCCAAATGGTAGCCAAACATACCGAACAGATTGTATTGAAACGTGCAGTAGTAAGCAATAAGTAG
- a CDS encoding glutamate-5-semialdehyde dehydrogenase: protein MTPITPLLQATQQAAAIVRRLSPATKTDLLNRLADVLAAHTTEILAENQKDLDRMPESDPKYDRLKLTEARIADLSTSLRQVAVLPDPAGEVILERTIEQGLQLKKITVPLGVVGVIYEARPNVTVDVASVCLRSGNACVLKGGKEADFSNRCLIGLIQGVLVEFGVPKAAVTLLPPDRAVVNELLTATRYVDIIIPRGSESLIQFVRKNSLVPTIETGAGVCHTYVEKTADLAKAVAIVVNARVSRPSVCNSLDCVLVDETIAGQFLPMLTADFTKWNVEVFADETAYSIFEEADYTNLQHARQEDFGREFLDYKCAIKIVSGLDEALSHLQAYSSRHSEAILSQDQALIDRFLFEVDAAAVYANASTRFTDGGVFGLGAEIGISTQKLHARGPFALEKLVTEKWIVVGDGQVRW from the coding sequence ATGACACCTATTACGCCCCTCCTTCAGGCTACCCAACAGGCCGCAGCCATTGTTCGGCGGCTTAGCCCTGCCACAAAAACAGACTTACTGAATCGGCTGGCCGATGTGCTGGCTGCACATACCACCGAAATTTTGGCCGAGAATCAAAAAGATCTCGACCGGATGCCTGAATCGGACCCTAAATATGACCGACTAAAATTAACCGAAGCCCGCATAGCCGATCTATCAACGAGCCTGCGCCAGGTAGCCGTTTTGCCCGATCCGGCAGGTGAAGTTATCCTGGAGCGTACAATTGAGCAGGGGCTTCAACTCAAAAAAATTACGGTGCCTTTGGGTGTAGTAGGCGTTATCTATGAAGCCCGTCCGAACGTAACGGTCGATGTGGCTTCGGTCTGTTTACGGTCGGGGAATGCCTGCGTGCTGAAAGGCGGCAAAGAGGCCGATTTCTCCAATCGCTGCTTAATCGGACTTATTCAGGGCGTACTGGTTGAATTCGGCGTGCCCAAAGCCGCCGTAACCCTCCTCCCGCCCGATCGAGCTGTTGTTAATGAACTCCTTACCGCCACGCGCTATGTAGACATTATCATTCCACGGGGCTCGGAATCGCTGATTCAGTTTGTGCGCAAAAACTCGCTGGTGCCAACCATCGAAACGGGTGCCGGTGTTTGCCATACCTATGTCGAAAAAACCGCCGACCTGGCCAAAGCGGTGGCTATTGTTGTCAACGCCCGCGTTTCGCGCCCATCGGTCTGTAACTCACTCGACTGTGTGCTGGTCGATGAAACCATTGCCGGACAATTTCTGCCGATGCTTACGGCTGATTTCACTAAATGGAATGTCGAAGTTTTTGCAGATGAAACAGCCTATTCAATTTTTGAAGAGGCTGATTATACCAACCTGCAACATGCCCGGCAGGAAGATTTTGGCCGTGAGTTTCTGGATTATAAATGCGCCATAAAAATTGTATCGGGGCTTGATGAAGCCTTATCGCACTTACAAGCTTATTCGTCCCGCCATTCCGAAGCGATTCTCTCACAGGATCAGGCCCTTATCGATCGTTTCCTGTTTGAAGTCGATGCGGCTGCCGTATATGCCAATGCGTCAACACGTTTTACAGATGGTGGTGTATTTGGGCTAGGTGCCGAAATTGGCATATCAACCCAGAAACTGCACGCCCGTGGGCCATTTGCCCTCGAAAAACTGGTGACCGAAAAATGGATCGTGGTCGGTGATGGCCAGGTCCGCTGGTAA
- a CDS encoding replication-associated recombination protein A, which translates to MNTDSTPLPERVRPRVLDEVIGQRKLIGPAGALRRAVDAGRLPSMILWGPPGVGKTTLALLLAEAVKRPFIALSAINSGVKEIRDVLSRPSGIFPPVVFIDEIHRFNKSQQDALLGAVEKGQITLIGATTENPSFEVNSALLSRCQVYILDVLSREELIQLIDRAIEQDAFLKSKNITVESYDALMRLSGGDGRKLLNLLELVASAHVSADPLVITDEGVTTVAQQNIARYDKSGEQHYDIISAFIKSLRGSDPNAALYWMARMIVAGEDPIFIARRMLIMASEDIGNANPTAMIMASEAVQAIRAIGMPEGRIILSQVAVYLATSPKSNASYVAIDEAIALAEQTAHLPVPLHLRNAPTKLMKQIGYGKEYQYSHAHEGNFALQNFLPDDLKGRKIYEPGHNAREAEIRRSLQKWWGEWYGY; encoded by the coding sequence ATGAATACAGACTCAACGCCCCTGCCTGAGCGGGTTCGCCCCCGCGTCCTTGATGAAGTAATTGGTCAGCGTAAACTTATTGGCCCTGCCGGTGCCCTCCGTCGAGCCGTTGATGCTGGCCGTTTGCCCTCTATGATTTTGTGGGGGCCGCCGGGAGTTGGTAAAACAACACTAGCGTTACTTTTGGCTGAAGCTGTTAAGCGACCGTTCATCGCGTTGAGTGCCATTAACTCGGGGGTAAAAGAAATACGGGATGTGCTGAGCCGTCCCAGCGGTATATTTCCACCCGTTGTCTTTATTGACGAAATCCACCGATTCAACAAAAGCCAGCAGGATGCGTTGTTGGGAGCCGTTGAAAAAGGGCAGATTACGCTGATTGGTGCTACAACCGAGAATCCTTCTTTTGAGGTAAACAGCGCCTTGCTTTCGCGTTGTCAGGTTTATATTCTCGACGTACTTAGCCGAGAGGAATTAATTCAGCTCATTGACCGGGCTATTGAACAGGATGCTTTCCTGAAATCGAAAAATATTACTGTCGAATCGTATGATGCGTTGATGCGCCTGTCAGGTGGCGATGGGCGGAAGCTGTTGAACTTACTTGAACTGGTGGCTTCGGCCCATGTTTCTGCCGATCCACTGGTTATTACCGATGAAGGTGTCACGACCGTTGCACAGCAAAATATTGCCCGATATGATAAGTCTGGCGAGCAGCATTACGACATTATTTCGGCCTTCATAAAATCCCTTCGCGGCTCCGACCCAAACGCGGCACTGTACTGGATGGCCCGAATGATCGTGGCGGGTGAGGACCCCATTTTTATTGCCCGACGAATGCTCATCATGGCGTCGGAAGATATTGGTAACGCTAACCCCACCGCTATGATCATGGCGTCGGAAGCCGTTCAGGCCATTCGGGCAATTGGTATGCCCGAGGGGCGGATCATTCTGTCGCAGGTTGCGGTCTATCTGGCCACATCTCCCAAGAGTAATGCCAGTTATGTGGCTATTGATGAGGCCATAGCACTAGCCGAACAAACAGCGCATTTACCCGTACCTTTACATCTGCGCAATGCACCCACAAAACTAATGAAGCAAATAGGGTACGGGAAAGAATATCAATATTCGCACGCTCATGAGGGCAATTTTGCGCTGCAAAACTTCCTGCCTGACGATCTGAAAGGACGAAAGATATATGAGCCTGGCCATAATGCCCGTGAAGCCGAAATTCGAAGGAGTCTACAGAAATGGTGGGGCGAATGGTACGGCTATTAA